The Treponema rectale genome includes a window with the following:
- a CDS encoding M48 metallopeptidase family protein: MQITYIIQKSRRRSISVSIVADNNVLVKAPYGTTERTVQEFLPSEVLDSVVVHELCHRRHMNHSKEFYAEIDQVFPEYKRWNKWLKDNGGVYLKRCGKK; the protein is encoded by the coding sequence ATGCAAATAACCTACATCATCCAGAAATCCCGCCGTCGCTCAATTTCGGTCAGCATAGTGGCTGATAACAATGTTCTTGTTAAAGCTCCTTATGGAACAACCGAACGTACGGTTCAAGAGTTCCTGCCATCTGAAGTTCTGGACAGTGTAGTTGTGCATGAACTTTGTCATCGCCGTCACATGAACCACTCAAAAGAGTTTTATGCAGAGATTGATCAGGTTTTCCCTGAATATAAACGCTGGAACAAATGGCTTAAGGATAATGGGGGAGTGTATTTAAAACGATGCGGGAAAAAATAG
- a CDS encoding alpha-L-fucosidase: MFNATFESLRTHSCPDWFQDAKFGIWSHWGPQSVPMFGDWYARNMYIQDSEQYLYHLRHYGHPSKFGYKDICALWKAENFDPDALMEQYYKSGARYFVAQASHHDHFFNFASDYNRFNSVEIGPHKDICGMWKAAAKKYNLPFGMTEHLGASFAWWRTNKGSDTHGPYAGVPYDGNDPAYRDFYHDNYQHVAKPGESDKWVWLTENEKFHEYWLKVMKEIIDKYEPDLLYSDSWLPFGENFESVENKDFRYGLEAVAYLYNKSEKIYGKNMAVYTQKSRKQEIYEVGVLDIERSQLPDISPVPWQSETCIGDWFYNARAKYKKPRHVIDILIDTIAKNGTMLLNILQKPDGTVDEETMYLLKELEKWFAVNSEAVYGTRPWRVSGEGSSQVIIEGFTEEQVPWREDDFRFVQKNGKLYAFMMGMKLGKTVVIKSIRDDERVTSVRLLSVGELAFMQHAGLLIVELPKEMPTPYANALEISFEI; this comes from the coding sequence ATGTTTAATGCAACATTTGAATCTTTAAGAACACATTCATGTCCAGATTGGTTTCAGGATGCAAAATTTGGAATCTGGAGTCACTGGGGACCACAATCTGTACCAATGTTTGGTGACTGGTATGCTAGAAATATGTACATTCAGGACTCAGAACAATATCTGTATCACCTAAGACATTATGGCCATCCATCCAAATTTGGATATAAAGATATTTGTGCACTTTGGAAGGCGGAAAATTTTGATCCGGATGCTTTGATGGAACAGTATTATAAGTCAGGTGCCAGATATTTTGTTGCACAGGCTTCGCATCATGATCACTTTTTTAATTTTGCTTCTGACTATAATCGTTTTAATTCGGTAGAGATTGGTCCACACAAAGATATTTGTGGTATGTGGAAGGCTGCTGCAAAAAAATATAATTTACCTTTTGGTATGACAGAACATTTGGGAGCTTCCTTTGCCTGGTGGCGAACAAATAAAGGTTCAGATACTCATGGACCTTACGCAGGTGTTCCATATGACGGGAATGATCCCGCTTATCGTGATTTTTACCATGATAACTATCAGCATGTTGCTAAACCAGGAGAAAGTGACAAGTGGGTTTGGTTGACTGAAAATGAAAAATTTCACGAGTATTGGCTGAAGGTTATGAAGGAAATTATTGATAAGTATGAACCAGATTTATTGTATTCAGACAGTTGGCTTCCTTTTGGCGAAAACTTTGAGTCAGTAGAAAATAAGGATTTTCGTTATGGACTGGAGGCTGTGGCATATTTGTATAATAAATCTGAAAAAATCTACGGTAAGAACATGGCGGTTTATACACAAAAAAGTCGTAAACAGGAAATATATGAAGTAGGAGTGCTGGATATTGAACGAAGTCAGTTACCAGATATTTCACCTGTGCCATGGCAATCGGAAACTTGTATTGGCGACTGGTTCTACAATGCCCGTGCAAAATATAAAAAGCCCAGACATGTTATTGATATATTAATTGATACAATTGCAAAAAATGGCACAATGTTGCTGAATATTTTGCAGAAACCCGACGGAACTGTAGATGAAGAAACAATGTATTTATTAAAGGAACTGGAAAAATGGTTTGCTGTAAATAGTGAAGCAGTTTATGGCACCAGACCGTGGAGAGTTTCTGGAGAGGGATCATCCCAAGTAATTATTGAAGGTTTTACAGAAGAACAGGTCCCTTGGAGAGAAGACGATTTCCGATTTGTTCAGAAAAATGGAAAATTATATGCATTTATGATGGGAATGAAGCTTGGAAAAACTGTTGTAATTAAAAGTATTCGAGACGATGAAAGAGTTACAAGTGTACGGCTTTTGAGTGTAGGAGAACTAGCTTTTATGCAGCATGCTGGATTGCTTATTGTAGAACTTCCAAAAGAAATGCCAACACCTTACGCAAATGCTTTGGAGATTTCATTTGAAATATAG
- a CDS encoding alpha/beta hydrolase: MREKIEFEIEGKKISIFGTENADFPLVILNTYGDEGEEVWNECHKLKCPPFSLASISNLDWNKDLSPWESPALYKKEEAFSGGADAYLLLLTEKIIPAICDSLVIKPSYVALAGYSLAGLFSIYSAYNAEVFARIASVSGSLWFPDFEDYVKFHEFLKMPDCVYLSLGDTELKAKNKVLSTVQDKTASLFELYKSKNIPVIFDLNKGNHFTEPALRTAKGIKWILEQ; this comes from the coding sequence ATGCGGGAAAAAATAGAATTTGAAATTGAAGGCAAAAAAATATCCATTTTTGGCACTGAAAATGCTGATTTTCCACTTGTAATTCTTAACACATACGGAGATGAAGGTGAAGAAGTATGGAATGAATGTCATAAGTTGAAATGTCCGCCTTTTTCTCTTGCATCAATTAGTAATCTGGACTGGAATAAAGACCTTTCTCCATGGGAGAGTCCTGCATTATATAAGAAAGAAGAGGCTTTTTCTGGTGGGGCAGATGCATATCTTTTGCTTCTGACAGAAAAGATTATTCCTGCAATTTGTGATTCATTGGTTATAAAACCTTCATATGTGGCTCTTGCCGGATATTCCCTGGCAGGACTTTTTTCTATTTATTCAGCCTATAATGCGGAAGTTTTCGCAAGAATCGCCAGTGTGTCCGGTTCATTGTGGTTTCCAGATTTTGAAGATTATGTAAAATTCCATGAGTTCTTAAAAATGCCTGATTGCGTGTATTTATCCCTTGGAGATACAGAATTAAAAGCGAAAAATAAGGTATTGTCTACAGTACAGGATAAGACCGCAAGTCTTTTTGAACTGTATAAATCAAAGAACATTCCGGTAATCTTTGATTTGAATAAAGGAAATCATTTTACTGAACCTGCGCTGCGTACAGCTAAAGGAATTAAATGGATTTTGGAGCAATAA
- a CDS encoding DUF368 domain-containing protein: MELIKLILKGIVLGVANVIPGVSGGTMAVVFNVYDRIISLITPDIKKIFREWKFWLPLGCGMAAGILAFSRIITYLLGHFPVPTTWFFIGLIIGSIPLIFLRIRENSADADVRKYILLALSFIIGLAAVLSMFLFDGTENSAESVVNIHMNFKYGVLLFVSGALAAVAMIIPGISGSLLLLALGMYGIVMNAVADLNIILLLPFGSGVLFGLIAGAFLVRFMMKHIPACTYSAILGLVIGSIFLIFPGIGSGVVTVLVSLCTAAAGIALVILLK; the protein is encoded by the coding sequence ATGGAATTAATAAAGCTTATTCTTAAAGGTATTGTACTTGGTGTTGCAAATGTTATTCCCGGTGTATCAGGTGGAACCATGGCTGTAGTTTTCAATGTTTATGACCGCATTATCTCTCTTATTACACCTGATATAAAAAAGATATTCCGTGAATGGAAATTCTGGCTGCCTCTTGGATGCGGGATGGCGGCAGGTATTCTTGCATTCAGCAGAATCATTACATATCTTTTAGGACATTTTCCTGTTCCTACTACATGGTTCTTCATTGGACTGATTATTGGAAGCATTCCTTTGATTTTTTTACGTATCAGGGAAAACTCTGCAGATGCAGATGTACGTAAATATATATTACTTGCATTAAGTTTTATAATCGGTCTTGCAGCTGTTCTTTCCATGTTTTTATTTGACGGAACAGAAAATAGTGCTGAATCTGTCGTTAACATTCACATGAATTTTAAATATGGTGTACTTCTGTTTGTTTCAGGAGCTCTTGCTGCAGTTGCAATGATAATTCCCGGAATATCAGGTTCTCTTCTTCTGCTTGCCCTGGGAATGTATGGAATTGTCATGAATGCGGTTGCAGACCTTAACATAATACTTCTGTTACCTTTCGGCAGCGGAGTTCTGTTTGGTCTTATAGCAGGAGCATTTCTTGTGCGCTTTATGATGAAACATATTCCTGCCTGTACTTATTCTGCAATCCTTGGTCTTGTAATAGGTTCCATTTTCCTTATTTTCCCTGGAATCGGAAGCGGAGTTGTCACAGTCTTAGTTTCTTTATGTACTGCAGCAGCAGGAATTGCTCTTGTAATTCTATTAAAGTAA
- a CDS encoding ClbS/DfsB family four-helix bundle protein, which produces MPRARSKDDLLNFSEENYSILLKMIDEMSENQLNTEFDFSDDASKKEAHWGRDKNVRDILIHLYEWHQLLIIFVEHNMKEESKIAFLPVEYSWKTYGEMNVMLWKRHQGTDLESAKKMFESSHKKVMEMAAGFTNEELFTKKYYNWTGTTDLGAYFVSTCSSHYDWAIKKIKAHCKKIK; this is translated from the coding sequence ATGCCAAGAGCAAGAAGTAAAGACGATTTGTTAAATTTTTCGGAAGAGAATTATTCGATACTTTTGAAGATGATAGATGAAATGTCAGAAAATCAGCTTAATACGGAATTTGATTTTTCTGATGATGCCAGCAAGAAAGAAGCTCACTGGGGACGCGATAAAAATGTTCGTGATATTTTGATTCATCTGTATGAATGGCACCAGCTTTTAATTATTTTTGTTGAACACAATATGAAAGAAGAAAGTAAGATTGCATTTTTGCCTGTTGAATATTCTTGGAAAACTTATGGCGAAATGAATGTTATGCTGTGGAAGCGACATCAGGGAACAGACCTTGAAAGTGCAAAGAAAATGTTTGAGTCGAGTCACAAAAAAGTGATGGAGATGGCAGCTGGCTTTACCAATGAAGAGTTATTCACAAAAAAATATTACAACTGGACTGGAACTACAGATTTAGGGGCGTATTTTGTAAGTACCTGTTCTAGTCATTACGACTGGGCTATCAAAAAAATTAAGGCTCATTGTAAAAAAATTAAGTAG
- a CDS encoding helix-turn-helix domain-containing protein, with translation MQHEYFILSCGRVRNPSNWFYNPAYIVNRIYYISSGTAYYKNNYQLKPGFLYIFRANPDFRVAQDESDPVDHTYFDFLTYKKLLLQDFIEIDLSNNSMLFHLVKAMEEDFGQHQIDRDLSCAYFDLLIHALNQYLLPDITYSETTSAVLKMIHKTPTAELSVDYIAEHCNRNVNHVIRTFKNELGITPHKYISMLKIDQAISYMRQGLNCTEISELLGFQSLSAFSYFFKKETGNNPTDLFHLQD, from the coding sequence ATGCAACACGAATATTTTATTTTATCCTGTGGCCGTGTACGAAATCCTTCAAATTGGTTTTATAATCCAGCTTATATCGTAAATCGTATCTATTATATTTCCTCTGGAACTGCCTATTACAAGAACAATTATCAACTTAAACCAGGCTTTTTATATATTTTTCGTGCAAATCCAGATTTTAGAGTAGCTCAAGATGAATCCGATCCTGTAGATCATACTTATTTTGATTTTCTTACCTATAAGAAGCTTCTTCTTCAGGATTTTATAGAAATTGACTTGTCTAATAATTCCATGCTTTTTCACCTGGTTAAAGCAATGGAGGAAGATTTTGGTCAACATCAAATTGATCGGGATTTATCCTGCGCCTATTTTGATCTGCTGATTCATGCACTAAATCAATACCTTTTGCCCGATATTACTTATTCAGAAACCACTTCTGCTGTACTGAAGATGATACATAAAACTCCAACTGCTGAACTTTCAGTAGATTATATTGCTGAACATTGTAATCGAAACGTAAACCATGTGATTCGCACTTTCAAAAACGAACTTGGTATTACACCTCATAAGTACATTTCTATGTTGAAAATTGATCAGGCTATTTCTTACATGCGGCAAGGCTTAAACTGCACAGAAATTTCCGAATTGCTGGGATTTCAATCTTTGTCTGCCTTCTCATATTTCTTCAAAAAAGAAACTGGAAACAACCCGACAGATCTATTTCATTTGCAAGACTAA
- a CDS encoding YqiA/YcfP family alpha/beta fold hydrolase: MKKNALYIHGFMGNPEGGTFKTLQKTLKNWNIHSISFPDLHTDVEKTQHLIRSYCKSKNIDILIGASLGAFYVLQYKDTIDKLVINPCLYPSIEIPKLKDRTTGNPIILSNKVLSDFREMEKYEDISEPQKPRTFGIFAKDDELFHFKDSFDKLFYYKECYYPNSILINGHHSIEEEYLTDGLQQAEKYFEDRAMTRGAVEIIYQLIKSKKEAEEKAKLFNVDLPALTETVLKEVSEDEYNSYAKALKELFDSFAIIDEFDNMLIVDCFNIIKICIQKYNRFGNKELSYSSNFEELLNHFYSIMKDLYFYEIFGFFSTTVHPEDIPELNLPCKVFCGCISGWEKEPYLEDDGSESYENVIRFSDPVTKELFCMTIGNKPRVLENREKCSLTDEQLDIIRNFVRVNKGIILLHSAGIIDSPTFHAALKVKANPVTRAPKYRIVYNYYQYLGNSNIRFLSKRYYVDMDDMTYEEAVKNYAQLKEELQESLNAGKEDCDVKDFDILRPDEGKNFCCFCNTVFDGDGNSTWPIYYKEAGETHRCCDDCNEKYVNAARGDHTLIMKFRKQFGIDYAEYED; the protein is encoded by the coding sequence ATGAAGAAGAACGCTTTGTACATTCACGGTTTTATGGGAAATCCAGAAGGTGGAACTTTCAAAACATTACAGAAAACTCTAAAAAACTGGAACATTCATTCAATTTCATTTCCAGACTTACATACAGATGTTGAAAAAACACAGCATCTTATCAGATCCTACTGTAAATCCAAAAATATTGACATATTAATTGGAGCCTCTCTTGGTGCTTTTTATGTTCTGCAGTATAAAGACACAATAGACAAACTCGTGATAAATCCATGTTTATATCCTTCTATCGAGATTCCAAAACTAAAGGACAGAACAACAGGTAATCCGATAATTCTTTCAAATAAGGTATTATCAGACTTCCGTGAAATGGAAAAATATGAAGATATTTCTGAACCACAAAAGCCCAGAACCTTCGGTATTTTTGCAAAAGACGATGAATTATTTCATTTCAAAGATTCATTTGACAAATTGTTTTACTACAAAGAATGTTATTATCCAAACAGCATTTTAATAAACGGGCATCACAGCATCGAAGAAGAATATTTGACAGATGGATTGCAACAGGCAGAAAAATATTTTGAAGACAGGGCAATGACACGTGGTGCTGTAGAAATTATCTATCAATTGATAAAGTCTAAAAAGGAAGCAGAAGAAAAAGCAAAACTTTTCAATGTAGATTTACCTGCACTCACAGAAACAGTTCTAAAGGAAGTTTCGGAAGATGAATATAATTCTTATGCTAAAGCCCTGAAAGAATTGTTTGATTCCTTTGCAATAATTGATGAGTTCGACAATATGCTTATAGTTGATTGTTTCAATATCATTAAAATCTGCATCCAGAAATATAATCGTTTTGGAAATAAGGAATTATCCTATTCATCAAATTTTGAAGAACTTCTTAATCATTTTTATTCAATTATGAAGGATCTTTATTTTTATGAAATATTTGGATTCTTTTCAACAACAGTACACCCTGAAGATATTCCTGAATTGAATCTTCCGTGCAAAGTTTTTTGTGGCTGTATATCCGGATGGGAAAAAGAGCCATACCTTGAAGATGATGGAAGTGAATCTTATGAAAATGTAATCCGTTTTAGCGATCCAGTAACAAAGGAACTCTTCTGTATGACAATTGGCAATAAACCGCGTGTCCTGGAAAACCGTGAAAAATGTTCTTTAACAGATGAACAGCTCGATATTATCAGGAACTTTGTTCGCGTTAATAAAGGAATAATCTTGCTTCATTCTGCAGGTATAATTGACTCTCCTACATTCCATGCAGCTCTTAAAGTAAAGGCAAATCCCGTTACGAGAGCCCCAAAATATCGTATCGTCTACAATTATTATCAATACCTTGGAAACTCAAACATAAGATTTCTTTCAAAAAGATACTATGTTGATATGGATGATATGACTTACGAAGAAGCTGTAAAAAATTATGCTCAACTCAAAGAAGAATTGCAGGAGTCATTAAACGCTGGTAAAGAAGATTGTGATGTAAAAGATTTTGATATTCTGCGTCCCGATGAAGGGAAAAACTTCTGCTGTTTCTGTAATACAGTTTTCGACGGAGATGGTAATTCAACCTGGCCAATTTATTATAAAGAAGCTGGTGAAACACACCGTTGTTGTGATGATTGTAATGAAAAATATGTTAATGCAGCCAGAGGAGACCACACACTGATAATGAAATTCAGAAAGCAGTTTGGAATTGATTATGCAGAATATGAAGATTAA
- a CDS encoding PcfJ domain-containing protein encodes MFYTYNYKSRNWLGSEQDIYQPLFTPFSIEKKKAWCSLHKKWEACGKTCNGQLYFECGNPVPSQFASINKWTISKVETRNETSRDMIKLRVDFVFTSVSEDGRKKYHYAYKTWAFYMRTGFTVPYESEKFLENYPVSLPDNITSDIQNSLAAYAKKLYGTGYANSSYKNGIPALTDYVTCPACPQAADLQNLLGKKFNQVVNRSSSNPYQDICNYIHIKPFKRMRRIFDKNPLALPVYSVLKTWGFKDVNIMTRFLEDRDLCQTYFKYIKYDTNKKRLEIKDDNHCSDLFYFLNDYAKDLLGTVTRWTTESFQVQDEKTTMAHLIKAMRDGYHNFVDAAQMYYSRGAALPETLKKRVVKECFTTEIHDALVDALPNTYRGHKNSNEKIPYLETDKILEATVKDTNYNIYNFILPKDTNELFELGQKMHNCVGSCYRGSAVARRDIIVGVQLNEKFISCIQLQVKSWTIVQAKGICNCRLKDEYRAIIKKWAFERRINILTLDL; translated from the coding sequence ATGTTTTACACATATAATTACAAGAGCCGGAACTGGCTCGGTTCCGAACAGGATATTTATCAGCCTCTTTTTACTCCCTTTTCAATAGAGAAGAAGAAAGCCTGGTGTTCGCTTCATAAAAAATGGGAAGCCTGCGGTAAGACCTGTAATGGACAGCTTTACTTTGAATGTGGTAATCCGGTTCCTTCTCAATTTGCATCCATAAATAAATGGACCATATCAAAAGTTGAAACTAGAAATGAAACTTCCCGAGACATGATTAAACTGCGAGTGGATTTTGTGTTCACTTCAGTTTCAGAAGATGGTCGGAAGAAATACCATTATGCATATAAAACATGGGCATTTTATATGCGGACGGGTTTTACTGTTCCATACGAATCTGAAAAGTTCCTCGAAAATTATCCTGTTTCGCTACCAGACAATATTACCAGTGATATACAAAACAGCCTTGCTGCTTATGCAAAGAAATTGTATGGAACAGGCTATGCAAATTCATCTTATAAAAATGGTATTCCGGCATTAACTGATTATGTTACCTGTCCTGCCTGTCCTCAGGCTGCAGATCTTCAAAATTTACTGGGAAAGAAATTTAATCAGGTTGTAAACAGGTCCAGCAGTAATCCGTATCAGGATATCTGCAATTACATTCATATAAAACCATTTAAACGAATGCGGAGAATCTTTGATAAAAATCCTCTTGCCCTCCCCGTCTATTCAGTTTTAAAAACATGGGGATTTAAAGATGTAAATATTATGACACGTTTTCTGGAAGACAGGGATTTATGCCAGACTTATTTTAAATACATTAAATACGACACAAATAAAAAACGTCTTGAAATAAAAGATGACAATCACTGCAGTGATCTATTTTATTTTTTGAATGATTATGCAAAAGATCTTTTGGGGACAGTTACCAGATGGACTACAGAAAGCTTTCAGGTTCAGGATGAAAAAACAACAATGGCTCACTTGATAAAAGCAATGAGAGACGGATACCACAATTTTGTTGATGCCGCTCAAATGTATTACTCCAGAGGAGCTGCTCTGCCTGAAACCTTAAAAAAACGAGTAGTTAAAGAATGCTTTACTACAGAAATCCATGATGCTCTCGTTGATGCTCTACCGAATACATACAGAGGTCACAAAAATAGCAATGAGAAAATTCCATATCTTGAAACGGATAAAATCCTGGAAGCAACAGTCAAAGATACAAATTACAATATATATAATTTTATTCTTCCAAAAGACACCAATGAACTCTTCGAGCTTGGACAAAAAATGCATAACTGCGTTGGAAGCTGTTACAGAGGTTCTGCCGTTGCCCGTAGAGATATTATCGTAGGTGTACAACTAAACGAAAAGTTCATTTCCTGTATTCAGTTGCAGGTAAAGTCCTGGACAATAGTACAAGCAAAAGGTATTTGTAATTGCCGTTTAAAAGATGAATACAGGGCAATAATTAAAAAATGGGCTTTTGAACGGAGAATAAACATACTTACGCTTGATTTGTGA